The following DNA comes from Streptomyces sp. Ag109_O5-10.
GCGGCCAGCACCGCGCGGACGATGTTCTGGTAGCCGGTGCACCGGCACAGGTTGCCCTCCAGGGCCTGCCTGACCTCGTCGGAGGTGGGGTGCGGGTTCTCGTTCAGCAGATCACGGGCGGCCATGAGCATTCCGGGCGTGCAGTAGCCGCACTGCAGGCCGTGCCGCTCGTGGAAGGCGCGCTGCAGCGGCGTCCACTCCCCGTCCGAGGCCAGCCCCTGGACGGTGGTCACCGCGCAGCCGTCCGCCTGGACGGCCAGCACCGAGCAGCTCTTGACGGTCGCCCCGTCCAGGTCGACCGTGCACGCGCCGCAGTTGGAGGTGTCGCAGCCGATCGGGGTGCCGGTCAGGCCGAGACGGTCGCGCAGGTAGTGGACGAGCAGCAGACGGGGTTCCACTTCGTCCTCGTAGCGCGTGCCGTCCACCGTCACCTTGATGTGGGTCATGTGGCCTCCAGACCGTGCGCGGGACCGAGGGAGTTCAGCCAGGCGGCGTGATGTAGGTCACTCTAGAACCGTGTCATGGGGGCGGCGAGTGCTGCGACGGGGCTTTCGTTGAGCGTTAATCCATTGCCGCCACCGGGTCCGCCCTGCTGCACTGCTCCTCACCCGACGTCACAGAGAGAGGGCCACCGATGCGCGCTGCGTGCATGTCCACCGAGGAAGGAATCCCACCCATGGCGAAGGACATCACGCTCAGTGCATCTGCTCAATCTCGGCATTCTCGCCCACGTCGACGCAGGTAAGACCAGTCTGACCGAACGGCTGCTGCACACCGCCGGCGTCACCGACGAGCTCGGCAGCGTCGACGACGGCAGCACCCGTACCGACACCCTCGCCCTGGAGCGGCAGCGCGGGATCACCATCAAGTCGGCGGTCGTGTCGTTCCCGCTCGACGGTGTCACCGTCAACCTCATCGACACCCCGGGCCACCCGGACTTCATCGCCGAGGTGGAGCGGGTGCTCGGTGTCCTCGACGGCGCGGTCCTGGTCGTCTCGGCCGTGGAGGGCGTCCAGGCGCAGACCCGCGTGCTGATGCGGACCCTGCGGCGGCTGCGCATCCCCACGCTGGTCTTCGTCAACAAGATCGACCGGCGGGGTGCCCGTGGCGACGCCGTGCTCGCCCAGCTGGCCCGCAGGCTCGCCGTCCCGGTCGTCCCGATGGGCCGTGCCACCGCGCTCGGCACCCGCGCCGCCCGCTTCCTGCCCGGCCTCGGCCCGGCCGCGCTGGACACGCTCGCCGACCACGACGACGCGCTGCTCGCCGCCTACCTCGACGGTGGGGTCCCCGAGCCGCGGCTGCGCGCCGCCCTCGCCGAGCAGGCCCGGCGGGCCGTGGTCCATCCGGTCTACTTCGGCTCCGCCGCCACCGGCGCCGGGGTGCCCGACCTGATCGCCGGCATCGAGCGGCTGCTCCCGGCCGCCGGCGCAGACGCGGACGGCCCGCTCTCCGGCACGGTCTTCAAGGTGGAGCGGGGCCCGGCGGGGGAGAAGGTCGCCTATGCGCGTCTCTTCTCCGGAACCCTCGGGGTCCGCGACCGGGTCCCGTTCGGGAACCGCGCCGCGGCCGGGGGCCGGCCGGAGGGCCGGGTCACCGGGCTGAGCGTCTTCGAGGACGGCACCGACCTGCGGCGGGAGCGCGCCGGTGCCGGGCGGATCGTCAAGGTGTGGGGGCTCGGCGGCATCCGGGTCGGGGACGCCCTCGGGGTGCCGGGCCGGGTGTACGCGCATCACTTCGCACCCCCGACCCTGGAGACCGTCGTGGTTCCCGGCCCCGGCACCGACCGCCGCTCCCTGCATGTCGCCCTGACCCAGCTCGCCGAGCAGGACCCGCTGATCGACGTCCGGCACGACGAGGTGCGCCAGGAGACCTCGGTCTCCCTCTACGGCGAGGTGCAGAAGGAGGTGATCCAGGCGACCCTCGCCGACGAGTACGGCCTCGGCGTCACCTTCCGGGAGACCACCGTCATCTGCGTCGAACGGCTCACCGGCACCGGATCCGCCGTCGAGTTCAACAAGAGGGACGGCAACCCCTTCCTGGCCACGGTCGGCCTGCGGGTGGAGCCGGCCCCGCCGGGAGCGGGTGTCTGCTTCCGCCTGGAGGTGGAGCTCGGCGCGATGCCGTACGCCTTCTTCAAGGCCGTCGAGGACGCCGTGCGCGAGTCCCTCGGGCAGGGGCTGCACGGCTGGCGGATCCCGGACTGCACGGTGACCATGACCCACTCCGGCTACTCGCCCCGGCAGAGCCACGCCCACCAGGGCTTCGACAAGAGCATGTCCAGCACCGGGTACGACTTCCGCGGCCTTGCCCCGCTGGTGCTCACCGAGGCGCTGCGGCGGGCCGGCACCCTGGTGCACGAGCCCATGCACCGCTTCCGCCTGGAGGCACCGGTGGACACCCTGGGCGCCCTGCTGCCGGTGCTCGCCGGGCTCGGCGCGGTGCCGCAGCGGACCGGGACCGAGGGGGCGCTCGCGCTCCTGGAGGGCGTGGTACCGGCGGCCCGGGTGCACGGTCTTGAGCAACGGCTGCCGGGGCTGACCCGGGGCGAGGGCGAGCTGGAGACCGCCTTCGACCACTACGCGCCGGTGCTGCGGGGGCCGGTCCCGGAGCGGTCGCGGACCGACCACAACCCGCTGAGCCGCAAGGAGTACCTGTTGAACGTGACCGGTCGAGTGGCCGGCTGAGGGAACCGGCACACAACTTACTCGTGAGTCAGAAGTATTGACTGTGTCCGGAAATCACCCGACTGTAATGGACATGACGAATATCCGGGCACGACTGATCGTTGTCCTGGTTGTCCTCTGCGGATTCCTCGCGGTGGCGGGCGCCCCGTCCGCCACCGCGGCCACCCCGTCCGGCTCCCTCTGGTTCGACGGCACCGCGCTCACCGTGCAGAACGGCCGTTTCGTCGACGGCCAGGGCCGTGAGGTCGTGCTGCGCGGCTACAACGTCTCCGGCGAGACCAAGCTGGAGGAGAACAGCGGCCTGCCCTTCGCCTCCGTCGCCGACGCGAGGAAGTCCGCCACCGCGCTGCGCGCCCTCGGCGGCGGCAACGCCGTGCGCTTCCTGCTCTCCTGGGCGCACGCCGAACCCGTCCAGGGCCAGGTCGACACGGCCTACCTGGCCGACGCGACCGCGCAGATGCAGGCGTTCCTCGACGCCGGCATCCGCGTCTTCCCCGACTTCCACCAGGACCTGTACTCCCGCCACCTGTTCAACTCGGGCAGCTGGTACACCGGCGACGGCGCCCCGAAGTGGG
Coding sequences within:
- a CDS encoding (2Fe-2S)-binding protein; translation: MTHIKVTVDGTRYEDEVEPRLLLVHYLRDRLGLTGTPIGCDTSNCGACTVDLDGATVKSCSVLAVQADGCAVTTVQGLASDGEWTPLQRAFHERHGLQCGYCTPGMLMAARDLLNENPHPTSDEVRQALEGNLCRCTGYQNIVRAVLAAAAEPDGRQTASGHQVPEEATA
- a CDS encoding translation factor GTPase family protein, which gives rise to MHLLNLGILAHVDAGKTSLTERLLHTAGVTDELGSVDDGSTRTDTLALERQRGITIKSAVVSFPLDGVTVNLIDTPGHPDFIAEVERVLGVLDGAVLVVSAVEGVQAQTRVLMRTLRRLRIPTLVFVNKIDRRGARGDAVLAQLARRLAVPVVPMGRATALGTRAARFLPGLGPAALDTLADHDDALLAAYLDGGVPEPRLRAALAEQARRAVVHPVYFGSAATGAGVPDLIAGIERLLPAAGADADGPLSGTVFKVERGPAGEKVAYARLFSGTLGVRDRVPFGNRAAAGGRPEGRVTGLSVFEDGTDLRRERAGAGRIVKVWGLGGIRVGDALGVPGRVYAHHFAPPTLETVVVPGPGTDRRSLHVALTQLAEQDPLIDVRHDEVRQETSVSLYGEVQKEVIQATLADEYGLGVTFRETTVICVERLTGTGSAVEFNKRDGNPFLATVGLRVEPAPPGAGVCFRLEVELGAMPYAFFKAVEDAVRESLGQGLHGWRIPDCTVTMTHSGYSPRQSHAHQGFDKSMSSTGYDFRGLAPLVLTEALRRAGTLVHEPMHRFRLEAPVDTLGALLPVLAGLGAVPQRTGTEGALALLEGVVPAARVHGLEQRLPGLTRGEGELETAFDHYAPVLRGPVPERSRTDHNPLSRKEYLLNVTGRVAG